DNA sequence from the Bacillus pumilus genome:
TGGTTACATGACCATTTCATCATATGTTGATTCGTTAATTATAGCAAATTTACGTTTGAATATAGAAAGGAAATGTCCTACTTTTTACTCGTAAATATGAAGAATTTCTTCAAACATCATCATTATTTTTAAGAAACAACTACTAATTTAAGAAGAACGACCGATAAACTTTATAAGGGGGTAGAGAAATTGGATATACTACAGAGCATTGTAACTGCAGCACCTTATATCATGCAGATTTTAAAAAATGAAGTGACGCTGGGTGTCACTGATCGAGAGAAATTTTTGCTTTATTTGCCATCGAAAGATCTTGATTTTCAAATTCGGGCTGGTGAATTCATTAAACCAGATGATCTGAATTTGAAAAAAGCGCTGAGAGGTGAGATATCAAATATATCTTTGCCTGAATCGGTGTATGGAACGCCATTAAATTCAATGTGTATGCCTATTTTAGATGAAAACCAACAAGCAATTGGTGCACTCGCTTTAGGTTTTCCCCTTAAAAATCAATTAGAGCTTGAAGCGTATATGGAGTCATTAAGTGACATCATTCAAAGTATTCAAGAAAAGGTGCATGTGGTAGCGGCGCATTCAGAGGAGCTTTCAGCGACGAGTGAGGAAATGACCTTACAAACGCAGCAAACACTTGAAAGCTCGAAAAAAACATCCGATATTACAAAAATGATTAAAGGGATTTCGAAACAAACGAGTTTGCTAGGATTGAATGCTTCAATTGAAGCAGCCAGAGCAGGAAAAGAGGGAGCTGGCTTTAGTGTTGTAGCAAATGAGGTTCAAAAGCTTTCAAGTGAAACCTCACGTGCAACAGAAAACATTGAAAACTCATTACAAGGGATTTCGTCCAATATACATACATTACTTGAGAGTATGGATCATATGAAAGGTTCATCATCAGAACAGGCTTTACTTGTCACAGAGTTTAGTGAAATTGTCGATCGATTGACGACGGTTAGTAAGGATATGAAGAAATTCATGCAAACCGTCATGTCAACGTAAAAAACGAATCCAAGAGGATTCGTTTTTTGTATGTCGTTATTTTCTCTTGTTCTGATCAAAGCGATAATCATACGTGTCGCCTTTCACCACATTTAAAAATTCATGTCCAATTTGAACAAGCTGTCCGTTTTTCCACTGGATGAGAGGGTCTTTATCAGGGTATTTCCAGTAAATCGTTTTCTTGCGGTGGCTCAGTTTGTTTTCAATTTCTGCTCTGACTGCGTTTTCCTTTAGCTTTCCTCCGCTATGCTGATAGGTGTTGATGATATACATTCCGTCAGGTGATGACATCGAGCGGATGAATGTTCCGTGAGACACGCCTTGAAGAGAGAAGCATTTCCAATAAATAATGCCAGCGAAGCTAAGGAGTAAGATGATCAGAGTGAGGGTGGTTTTCTTTTTTAACATGATTTCCTCCAGATGTAGATCACAATATTTCTAATTTATGAGAGAGAATACAAAAAGATTCATATAGTCCAAAAGTTCTATTCGTTTCAATTATCGGTCATTTTTTCTCAAAATTCAACAGAATGGCGTAAATGTAAGGAAGATTTAAGGAAGAATTCAAGTGGTATATTTGTTTCGAAACCTCTTTACAAAAGTATGAGGGATCAGTAGACTTATGCTCATATAAAGAAATGGAGCAGATGACATGAGGCAAATGATCGATACGTATCAAAGTTATGAAGAGCTTTCCGCTCATGAAAGAAAAGGGATTGATTATCAAATTCTTCACGAGCGGAAAGGTGACCAGCTTCTGGTTTTGTCGCCTCATGCCGGAGGAATTGAATCAGGCGTGAGTGAGCTCATTCATGAAATATCTAGTGACTATTCTATGTATTTATTTGAAGGCCTTAAAGTAAAAGGCAATCATGTTCTTCATATTACAAGCACACGCTTTGATGAGCCGCTTTGCCTTTCACAGGTGCATACCCATCATTATACGTTTGCACTTCATGGTTACGGAGAAACAGAGGTGCTTCAAACGTTAGTGGGGGGTACGGACAGAGAAAGAGCGGCAGAAACTGTGAAGCGTTTAACGCTAAATGGCTTTCACGCATTGCTGCTAGCCGAATCTGATCGTTTTTCTGGAACGCATCCTGATAATATCAATAACAAATGTTTGACAGGAAAAAGTGTACAACTTGAAATTAGTCAGGCGCAAAGAAGAGCATTCTTTCAAGACTTTAGGCGTCGATACCGGCGAGATACACAAACTGAACAATTTTATCGGTACACAAATGTACTCAAACAAGTATTAGCCCTTTATGAATAAACTTCTATCGTTTTTATGTCCGATTATTTACGTTTGATAAACGGCTTCTTTTTCTGCGACTCTTTCTGCTTTCATTAAATAAGACGTAAACTCCTGTTGAAAGCGAATACCTGCTTTTCGCTGTTCGAATAAGGCAACCCGTTTTTCAGCAAAAGCCCAAGTGACGTGAAACGTTTGAGCAATATGCAAAATGGCTTGCTGCCGAAGGGTTGGAAGCTTCATTTTCAGCAGCATAAAGGTTGGCACACAAAAGTGGTACATGAATTGTTTTGCCTGAAACTCCTGTAGTTCTCGAAAGAGTTTGTTCATTTTGAAATGATTGCCTGTATGCTTTAGCACATGACAAAGCTCGTGGGCAAAATCCTGCCACTGTTCTTCAGGTGATAGGGATCTGTTTAAGATAATACTGTAAAGACCTTGATGCTGGATCATCATGCTGCCAGTCTCTTCGTAATGGACCCATACACGAAATTCAGAAGCGATCCTTTGCAACTCTCTATAAGCAGGACCGCTTATTTGCAATTGATCATATAAACGCTTAATATCTTCTTCTAAATGGGTTAAAAAACCAGTCATTTGAAAACCTCCATACAAACGTATGTTCTATTTTTGGCGTAAAAGAAAAGTCCATAAAGGACTAAATAGCTAAATGAGCTATTACTTACTTTTTATATCGGCGTATTTTTAACAATTTTAACATAAAATCAAGGAAAAATGGAATTAATTCCTGTTTTTTTCTGTATTTTTGCACTTCTCACTAATAAAAAGAGTGAATTGAATTCAAATTTTACCATAGTTTTTCATGAAAACAAACAAGTATTGTCTTACGAACGCCACCGATTGATGAGAAAGATCAATTCAATCTAGCAAAAGGGAGTGCAGTAGATGGTACAAATTTATCAAGATTTTATTCCAGTTGGAAACGGGAACCGCCCAGGATATGCGATGACACCGGAGTATGTAACGGTGCATAACACAGCAAACACGTCAAAGGGAGCGGATGCGAAAAGTCATGCGGCCTATGTAAAAAGCCCAACGACTGAGGTGAGCTGGCACTTTACAGTGGATGATCATGAAATCTTTCAGCATCTGCCATTAAATGAAAATGGCTGGCATGCAGGGGATGGTCATGGGAATGGTAACCGGAAGTCGATCGGAATTGAAATTTGTGAGAATGTAGATGGGAATTTTCAGCAAGCGGTCAAACATGCACAATGGCTCATTCAAAAGCTGTTAAAAGAACATCACATTCCGCTAACAAACGTGGTCACACATCAGTACTGGTCTGGAAAAGCATGTCCACGCCAGCTTCTATCTACTTGGGATGAATTTAAAAAAGGGATTGGAACGGCAGAAGATCCGGAGACGGTCATCACGTATGTCGTGAAAAGCGGGGATACGTTAACGAGTATTGCGAAAGCTCATGGGGTCACAGTTCAGGATTTACAGAAGTGGAATGACATTAGCGATCCGAATAAGATTCAAATTGGACAGGTTCTCAAAATTTATCGTAACGATGCAAAGAGTTTGTATGAGCTGCCAAATGGGGTTTTAAAGGTGACTTCTCCATTGACAAAGGGAGAGCACGTACGCCTAGTCCAGCAGGCGCTTGCTGCTGTTTATTTTTATCCTGATAAAGCAGCTGCAAATAAAGGAATAGACGGAGTTTACGGAGAAAAAACGGCGAACGCCGTAGCGCGTTTTCAGCTGGTAAATGGTCTGACAAGTGATGGGGTATACGGACCTAAAACGAAGGAAAAGCTTCTGAAGCTGTTAAGTAAGTGAGTGTTTCTGTTTGTATGATTGGATGACTGCTTCACTTTGCTCATTTAATCGACGCAAATAAGGCGACGACTTATATTCAGCAAACTGAACATATCTCAATTGTTTGATTTTCTTTTTCATTTATTGGCACCTCAATCGTTGCAGCGTATAGATTATTGTATGCAAGTCTATGTGAAAATGGAAGCAGGACGCGGATTTTGTTCCGCGTCCTTTAGTGTAATCAAGCCCTTTTATTTTTATACTCACCCAAGAGCTGTTCGTTCTTTTTAAAAATACGCTCAGTATGGGGGCTTACCTTGTAATCCGCCATACTAATATGTTGCTTTTTCTTTAAAATCTTAAAAGGGTTTTTCTTGCGATTGTTGTTATCCCCTTGAAGTGCGTGGTCCATCTTCATCACCTTCCTCTTCGTCAGGCAAGATTAGATCATAAATTGTTGTAAGTGACGTCATTAATAAATAGTCGAACTCAGTGACAATGTCATCAGAGGTGAGCTTAATGACGAAGTGATCATCTGCTACAGAAAACGGGATGAGCACCAATTTGCCGAAATCATCGTAATAGACTTCCTGCCTGTCAAGCTTCGCCTGAATAAGAGCTCGCTGGTCAAGTGTCCGCAGCAGGTCATCTTTTTGTTCCTGCGTATCGTATGGACAAAGAACTGCTTGAATATTCATTTTGTCGGCAAAAGAATAAATGAGCCGTTCAATTCCCTCTATATATGCCTCTACACTTCCATAATATACATGAATCGGTTCATTTTTCAATAGGTATTGGTACGTTTTTAGCTTATTGAGGTAAGAATGAAGTAGATCGTTATTTTGTTCTAGGAGTTGATGGGTGTCGGTTTCCAGTTCGTGATTTCCGAGTTTTTTAATATAGGAGCTGAGAAAGATGAATGCATCGGTTAATGCAAAAAAAACGGCAATAATCAAGTAGTGCATCCAATCGGTGAAGATTGAAGAAGGGTCATTTGTCCAGTACACAACAGCACCAGCTACATAAATCCAATACCACGTTTTGCGAATGGCAAACATCTTTTCTTTTACTTTTTGTTCAAAGCGCCATACGGCAAATACATATACAGCAAGAGCACCTAGCAATAACCACACGGTCAATTGAAAAAATAATAGCATGTTCTTCTCTCCCATAGACAGATGGATACTTATTCATTTCTATGGATATGATTGGAAACCCTGCTTCATGAAAAAATGGCTTGCAGGAAAAGGGTGCAGACAAATAAAAAAAGACCTGTCTGACAGGTCTTTGATATTAGATAATCGCATTTAACACAAAGTATATAAGAGCCCCTAGAGTTCCCGAAATCGGTAATGTGATCACCCAAGTGACGAGCATGCGTTTTGCCGTACCCCAGTTTACTCCTTTTACTCTGTGTGCAGAACCTACACCTAGAATAGAAGATGAGATCACGTGAGTGGTACTAACAGGTAAGTGAATAAATGTCGCTCCGAAGATAATAGCTGCACCCGTTAAGTCAGCTGATACTCCGTTTACTGGACGAATTTTCATAATTTTACCGCCGACTGTTTTAATAATCTTCCAGCCGCCAATAGAAGTACCTAGTCCCATTGCAAGCGCACAAGAGAATTGTACCCAGAAAGGAATGTCGTCAGTTGTATGCAAATTACCTGCAATTAAAGCCATCGTAATAATTCCCATCGCTTTTTGCGCATCGTTTGTTCCGTGGGTATACGATTGCAGTGCAGCAGTTAAAATTTGAACACGTCGGAATTGTTTATTTGTTTTTGCGAGATTGTTGTTTCTGAATATAATTTTGATAATGGTATACACGATATATCCCAATACGAAAGCTAGGATAGGTGAAAGCAACAGTGCTTGAATGATTTTAATGAACCCCGAATAGTTTAAAGCGCCAAAACCAGCAGAGGCAATAACAGCTCCTGCAATTGATCCGATCAGTGCGTGCGAAGAACTACTCGGAATTCCGTAATACCAAGTAAGCAAGTTCCAAGTAATGGCCGCAATTAAAGCAGCCAAAATGACGACAGAACCGTTTTGAAGTGTGAAAGGATCTGCGATGTCTTTTGTAATGGACTTTGCCACACCTGTAAATGTCATTGCTCCTAAGAAGTTCATGAACGCTGCCATAATAATAGCATGTCTAGGCTTTAACGCCTTTGTTGAAACCGAAGTGGCAATGGCATTTGCTGTATCGTGGAATCCGTTGATGAAATCAAAAGCAAGTGCACAAATGACAATAAATATGGTAAGGATGAGTAATGTGTCCATGTTTAACTAACCCCGTTACGCATTCTTCATAATGATTGTTTCTAGATTGTTGGCAACACTTTGACAGGAATCAGCAATTTCTTCAAGTGTTTCGTAAATTTCTTTGTATTGAATGACCTTGATTGGATCCGTTTCTTTTCCAAACAAGTTCTTTAGTGATTTACGATAAAGATTGTCACAATTATGCTCGATCTCTTTGATTTTGATTGCGTGTGGTTGAATATCTTTTAAGCGATTTTCAGCCAGTAAATCGATTGTAATTAAAATTTCCTTTGCACATTCTCTGATGTAGTGGCTGAATTTGTCGATATGTTCGTCAGAGCTTGTCATTGAATAAATTTCCATTGTCGCTGAAAAATGCTCAATTCCATCTAAAACATCGTCGAGGCTATTCGTCAATTGAAGAATGTCTTCACGTTCAATCGGCGTAATAAAGGCTTTGTTCAGCTCTTTAATCATCGTATGAACATGATTATCACCTTTTGTCTCATATTCCTTCAATGTGTCAGAAAATTCTTTCAGAGTGGTTTGATTTGTTACTTTATAGCTAACAAAATACTCAGCAGTTTCATCTAAATTTTTAGCAATTTCCGTTAACAAGACGGAAAACTTGTCTTTTTTCCTTTTTAACATGTAAAAACCCTCCATTGTATAAATGAGACAATGCACACATCAAATAATTATATATTCTTTTGTCGAAAAAAAACAGGTGTAGTCGAAAATTTCTTCACTTTTTCTATTTGATCTTATTCTGACCTAAAGATGTGTTCTCAACACACCTTTTTCAGAAAGGAGAAAAGAAATGAAAAAAGCGGTCCATTCTTGGCGCCGCTTAAAGCTTAAGAAGCTGAATAAACTAGTTTAAATCGCTCGCAAACTAGGAGCATGTCTTCTTTAAATTCTAATCCGTACGGTTTGAGTGCTTCTGTGAAAAATGCTTGATGGGCTTTGTACCAATAGTTATAAGAAAGATCGCCTTCGCCTTCTGCTTGGGCAAATGATTCTGGAACCTCATTCATTGGCATGACATCTACATGTGTGATCTCTATGATGGCTTTTGGTTCGTCATGGCTGTCTAAAATGACCGCATATTGTCCTGCCTTTGGAAGCGGCTCCTGTTCCTTTTCGTAAAAAAGATGTCCAGAACATGTCGCTGTTTTTTTCCCTTGCAGAACAAGGTCAAGTAAATGATCTGGGTCTGCTCCAAATGCCCAAGCGGAAACAGATGCGTCAATTGGTGCGCTTTCTGATTTTTCTTTCCAATAAGTTTCCCAAAATAAGGTGCTCTGCTGATTCATCATTCTTCCCCCTTTGTGATGCGTTTATTATACCGCGAAATCAAAGACATGAAAGGATAGTGTCTTTATCCCTACTTAGTACATGTGTCATATGTTTTGAAAATCCGCTTTATATTTGGTGAATATAGGAAGATATAATGAAAAATTTAGAAATTTTAGAATAATCTATTGTATTCTGGTCAAGAAGTCGGTATGGTCAAAGTAAGAATATGGAAGGGGTGTTGTGTATGAAACGCATTTCTCTAACTATTTTGTCCATATGTCTGTTGGTTTTCTCGTTTTTTCTGCCTGTCAGTCAGGTCACTGCAAACGAAACTCATGGGAATAAAGTAGCTGTTGGGAAGGATGGCATGGTGGCTACTGCCCATCCACTCGCATCAGAAGTGGGTGCAGATGTATTAAAGAAAGGTGGAAACGCTGTTGACGCTGCTGTTGCCATCCAGTACGCACTGAATGTGACAGAGCCAATGATGTCTGGAATTGGTGGCGGAGGATTTATGATGGTTTATGATGGGAAGACAAAAGAAACATCCATCATCAATAGTCGAGAAAGAGCACCACAAGGCGCAACACCAGACATGTTTTTAACAGATGAGGGGAAAGTCATCCCGTTTGCTGAGCGATCCACACACGGTAATGCTGTTGGTGTTCCAGGGACTGTGAAAGGTCTTGAGGCGGCATTAGAAAAGTGGGGAACCCGCTCGATGAAGGAATTGATTAAGCCTTCCATTGAGCTTGCAGAGGATGGATTTGAAATCGATTCTGTTCTGGCAAAAGCCATTGATGATCATCAAGGAAAATTGAAAAAAACGGCCGCAGCGCCAATCTTTCTTCCAGATGATCAGCCGCTCAAAGAAGGAGACCTCCTAGTTCAGCCAGGTCTTGCAAAAACATTTAAGCTCATTGCGAAAAAAGGAAGCAAAGCATTTTATGAAGGAAAAGTAGCAAAGGCACTTGCAAATACAGTCCAGGATTTTGGCGGGACGATGACAACTGATGACATTGGTCGTTATGAGGTCGAGACTGACAAGCCTATCTGGGGAGACTATAAAGGATACCAGCTTGCAAGTATGCCTCCACCAAGCTCAGGCGGGGTATTTATGCTGCAAATTCTCAAAATACTTGACCACTTTAACCTATCTCGATATGACCCCAAATCATTTGAAAAATATCAGCTACTTGCTGAAACGATGCATCTCTCCTATGCTGACCGTGCTGCATATGCCGGCGACCCCGAGTTCGTAGATGTTCCACTAAAAGGACTATTAGACGATGATTACATTTCAGAAAGAGCCTCTCTTATTCAATTAGATCAAAAGAATCGTAACCCGAAAGAAGGGGATCCGTGGGCGTATGAGGATGAAAAAAATCCATCTCCTATTGTTCCGCAGCCTGAAGATAAAACCATTGGTGAGACCACACATTTTACTGTTGCCGATCAGTGGGGAAATGTTGTGTCATTCACGACAACCATTGAACAGTTATTTGGTACAGGGATTCTCGTCCCAGAATATGGTTTCTTCTTAAACAATGAACTAACAGATTTTGATGCAAGACCAGGCGGAGCAAATGAAGTTCAGCCGAATAAACGACCATTGTCTAGTATGACACCGACCATCATTTTTAAAGATAATGAGCCTGTCATGACAGTAGGTTCACCGGGAGGAACGACCATTATTGCTTCTGTTTCACAAACCATTTTGAATTTGCTTGAATATGAGATGGAGCTTCAGGATGCAGTTGAAGAACCAAGAATTTACACAAACAGCCCAACTTCTTATCGTTATGAAGTAGGTGTCCCTCTCGATGTGAGAACAAAGCTTAATGACATGGGACATCGTTTCGGCAATTCGCCTATTGATATAGGAAATGTCCAAGCGCTACTCATTGATCGAAAAGCAGGAACCTTTACTGGAGTGGCTGACTCCTCGAGAAACGGAACTGCCGTTGGCGTCAATTTAAAGCTATCTGCCCAATAAGAACATTTCCCGGGAAAAGAAGCGCCTCTTGAGGATGGCGTTTCTTTTTTATTTAAATAAATGAAACATAGCTGATCAGAGAGCGGAAGACGCTTCGCTATTTATGAAGTACAGGACTGTATGCATTTCGATGGCTAAGGGCCTTTTTTCCGTATGAATGATAATGTTGTTGCTGACATCAAAGAGCAAGTACTGAGTGATTAGAGAGAGGAAGTCACATTTAATAAGAAGTAGAGCAGAGTTGATGAAAGATGCAGAAGCCTGCATCTTTTTTTATAAAATTTTCCCTAGGAACATTGACTTATAATTTAGAATATTATAATATCTTTACAAAGGTAACAACATTGAACATTTTTCAGGATGAATATTTGTAAGCGCTTTATAAAAGGTTCTATTCCAAAATGTTCTTTCTTTTTGTTACATGTGTTCATATTTATACCAAATGAAAGGAGTGATTGTTTGAACAACTTGTTTGAGTTAGATGAACAGCTGATCAAGCTGCAGTACGATGCATCTTCAAGAGAGGAGGTGACCACATATTTAGCAGAGCGATTAGAAGCGGGAGGATATATTAAGTCGAGCTTTTTACCAGCGGTGCTTGAAAGAGAAAAAACATATCCTACGGGCCTTCCACTTGCGACCTTTGGGGTAGCAATTCCACATACAGATCCTGAGCATGTGAACAAACCGGCGATTAGTGTAGCCACTTTAAAGGAACCTGTTATCTTTCACAAGATGGGGAGCCCTGATGAAACTGTGCTAGCTAAAATTGTGTTCGTCCTAGCAATCTCTGAACCTAGTAAGCAGCTTGTGATGTTAGAGAAGCTCATGACACTTTTTAAAAAAGAAGAGGTGATGACGAAGCTGTCTGATATGACGTCGTATGAAGAAGCGGTTGCTGTGCTTCAGAAAGAATTAAACCAATAGCCTTTCACAAAATAATGTGAGCGCTTTATCTGAAAAATCCAGGAGGTGGATGTATGATCAAGCAAGCTGTCGATTTTATATTAGACCTTGGACCAACTATTATGCTCCCGATTATTATGACGCTTTTCGGTATGATTTTAAGGCAAGGCTTTAAGAAATCCTTCCGAGCCGGTATTACGATCGGAATTGGGTTTGTCGGTGTCAACCTTGTCATTAATTTGCTTGTGAGTGGCCTTGGGCCAGCAGCAAAAGCCATGGTTAATTCCCTTGGCCTAAAGCTCGATATTTTGGATGTTGGATGGCCGATTGGAGCGGCTATATCCTTCGGTACACCTGTTGCCCCTTTGATGATTCCTCTTGTGCTTTTGTTAAATGTCATCTTATTGTCCGTTAACTTTACAAAAACACTGAATGTAGATATTTGGAACTTCTGGCATTTGATTTTCGCAGCCTCTGTGACTTACTACGCTTATCATAATATGTTCTTGGCACTTGCTGTTGGTTTGATCGTCTCTGCTATCACGCTTAAATTAGCTGATTGGACGGCACCGACAATCGAACACCATTTTGGATTGAAAGGCGTATCGATGGCTCATGCTGAAACGGTCAACTTCGCACCGCTTATGTATGCGTCCAACCGTATCATTGACAAGATCCCTGGCTTAAACAAAATTCATGCTGATCCAGAAACATTGAAGAAACGTTTTGGTATTTTTGGCGAACCGCTTGTGATGGGTCTCATACTTGGTATCATTATTGGTCTTTTAGGCGGCTATGATGCGAAAGGCGTCATGACGCTTGGTATTCAAATGGCAGCAGTTCTTGTCCTAATGCCAAGAATGGTTGCGTTATTAATGGAAGGTCTTATTCCAATCTCTGAAGGCGCTCGTTCTTATATTCAAAAGCGCTTCCCTGGGAAAAATGTCTATATTGGTTTAGATACAGCGATTGTGATTGGTCATCCGGCGAATATGGCGGTAGCCCTTCTTATGGTGCCGATTACGATTCTACTTGCAGTCGTTCTCCCTTACAATGGCATGCTGCCGTTTGCTGACTTATCAGTTCTACCATTTACAGTTGTATGGGCAGTAGCAGCCGCTCGTGGAAACATTATTCGTGGTCTTATTAACAGTATTTTTACATTAATGATTGTCTTCTTTATCGCAACGAATCTCGCACCGCTTGCGACAACAATGGGGAAAGCAGTCGGGTTTGACTTCCCAGAAGGAGCCAATATGATTTCAGGTATTGACCTTGGTTCCCACGTCATTCCTTGGATCATGGTGAGACTTCTTGATCCGAGCAACCCGTACTTTATTGCAGCCATCATCTGTGCTCTGGCTTATGCGCTCCTATGGTACTGGGTGCGAAATGATATTAGAAAGCAGTATGCGAAAGAAATGGGCTTAGATCAGAAAGATCAATAAAAGAGCTGGAGGGATTCTTATGGCAAAGAAAATATTGGTTTCATGCGGAACAGCGGTTGCAACATCAACGGTTGTTGCCAAAAAGGTCGAAGAGACGTTAAAGGAAAAAGGATATGATGTCGTGGTGGAACAGTGCAAGGCATCTGAAGTCCCGCAAAAAGCGGAAGGCGCCGATTTAATCGTAACGACAACACCAGTGAGTGATACGAAAGGAACGCCTGTGATTCAAACATTATCCTTTTTAACTGGATTTGGCATTGAAGATGATATTGAAAAAATCATCGATCATATTAAGTAAACAATCATTCCATGGAGGAGCTTTGCTTTCCTGGC
Encoded proteins:
- a CDS encoding PTS sugar transporter subunit IIB — translated: MAKKILVSCGTAVATSTVVAKKVEETLKEKGYDVVVEQCKASEVPQKAEGADLIVTTTPVSDTKGTPVIQTLSFLTGFGIEDDIEKIIDHIK
- a CDS encoding PTS galactitol transporter subunit IIC, which gives rise to MIKQAVDFILDLGPTIMLPIIMTLFGMILRQGFKKSFRAGITIGIGFVGVNLVINLLVSGLGPAAKAMVNSLGLKLDILDVGWPIGAAISFGTPVAPLMIPLVLLLNVILLSVNFTKTLNVDIWNFWHLIFAASVTYYAYHNMFLALAVGLIVSAITLKLADWTAPTIEHHFGLKGVSMAHAETVNFAPLMYASNRIIDKIPGLNKIHADPETLKKRFGIFGEPLVMGLILGIIIGLLGGYDAKGVMTLGIQMAAVLVLMPRMVALLMEGLIPISEGARSYIQKRFPGKNVYIGLDTAIVIGHPANMAVALLMVPITILLAVVLPYNGMLPFADLSVLPFTVVWAVAAARGNIIRGLINSIFTLMIVFFIATNLAPLATTMGKAVGFDFPEGANMISGIDLGSHVIPWIMVRLLDPSNPYFIAAIICALAYALLWYWVRNDIRKQYAKEMGLDQKDQ